The DNA sequence TTACCTTTTGAAtacattttcttaatatttcttaaatcccgtgtCGGAGAGAATTGTTGTCATAGATTCAGACATTCACAGCCCTCCTGACCGCTGAAAGGGACGAGATCGGGGAGTCGGACACTATTAGTTCAGGATCATTGTATGGCGGAGTGCACCTTTTTGTAAAATCAATTAAGGAGGGATATTAATGTAGGTTTTGATATTAATAAATGGTTCTTAGAAGACAGTTGGGTGCCCGAACGGCACCGGACTAACGCGCCTTGTGCAATGTTGGAGGCGACGATGGCCCCGTATACCATAAACAAAATGGCACAAAAATCTTTTACATATCACTCACTCTTTGATATGATGTTCAAAAAATAAGTGATATGTACATAACTCAACCAGGTTGAGAATTCTGTTGATCAGAAAAGGAATAACACTGAAAAATCACTAACCATAACATAGAGACTTAAAGATGCTGACAGATTAGTATTACTAACATAAACCAATTCAGAAAGAggaattactactactatataacaGTTAATCCAAGATGAACACAATATTTGGAGTAAAAATACTTCACTAACAAGGCAATAAACACAATTACAGTCAGACCAAGCAACACCGGTGTTTCTAATCTCAGGACGAGCAATCagaacaagaacaagaagaCGCCACAAAACATGTCAGACGAGTATAGAGCAAGTGAAGGATGCGCTCCATTGGTATGCTACACCCCTTCAAGATCTCCACATTTGGCATTAAGGTTTTCTCCATATCGATTTAGAAAACCCGGGGGCATCTCTTCACAAGTCTGGCCATATCGATTTAGAAAACCCTGGAGCATCAATTAATTGGGAATGATCTTGTTCGCCATACTTGAATGtaataaaagtataaacaCCACCAAACAGCGGAATGATTCTAACCTCCTTAGTTTACCTAAACATTGCTACTTGAAATACATCTTTCTGATGTGTTCTTCAGTGAACTCATCGCCATAAGGCCTAATAAGAAACTAAACATCTATTCACCTTTCACTTAACCTTACTTCAAATTGAGCTCCGCAAGCATTTGCTTACACCTTcaactcttttttttcctgTGACAAATTTCTTGATGATGCACTCTTCGCCAATCTCGTCATAATAAGGcctaataaatttatcaaaaaacaTATAATCCGTAAACGAAGAAATTCCTGAAAGACTAGGCCACTTTTCAATCAGATTCCTACTCTCCAAAAGTCTCAGAATTTGCATCCGCGGCTCAAGCCTCTTCTCAATACTGCACGCAAGTGCTACGGGACAAGCTACAACACTGGATATATTGAACTTCCCAGTAGCAAGAAGaaactctatttttttcttcaatttgtcTCCAGATGCTGAAAAACAACAGGTTGCTTCCTAAACATTGTGACTATACCTTCATCAGAAAATCCCAAATCACGGAGTGTTTGCAACTTGACTTCCCACATCCCTTCGCTTGTATAATTGAAAAGATCAACAGCATTGATAAAAGCAATAAAAGTGAGAGGCACCCCAATTTCAATGGCCTTTTCAACAGATTTCATCATAGTATCCGACTTGACCAAGAAAGTTCTCGGGCGAAGGTAGAGCAAGTGAAGGATGCACTCCATTGGTATACTACACTTCTTCAAGATTTGCACATTTGGCATTAATGTTTTCTCCAAATCGGCTAACAAAGCCCGGGGGCATCTCTTCACAAGTCTGGCCACATCATCATTGGATCCCAGCAAGCCCTTGAGCATCGATAAATTGGGAATGATCTTGTTCGCCATACTTGAATGTAAAATCGCCTGATTACTGGAAATCATCTTGGCAATCTCCTCGGAAGAAAGCCCCAAATCTTGGAACACCTTCAATCTGGATTTAATATCCTCAATAGTAAACCCTAGAACCGAGGATTATATATGACAAGTTTCTGCAGCTGAGTAGTCGTAAAGCTATTCTCTTTGAGGAATGATAGCACTGAATCAGCTCTTTGGGGATCTCTAAGTTTAGGTAAACGCGATGAAGCCAATTCAGGAGAAAATTGATGTTTATTGACCAAAACATCGCAGATTTCAGGGCTAGGGATTAGTGTTTTCACCCTCCGAGTGGAAAACGAGAGCACATTTGATTTGCAGAGaaatgaattagggtttataaACAAAGAGGAGAGATTCTTGCGTGCAATTGCAATCATGTTGAGAGAAACAACAGAAATAAAAAACGACTTGCCTGTGAAATCGAAGGAATTGAAGCTACTGGAATGAGGGGTTTTGGAGGAGCGCCGTCGCCATGGAAGAGAGCGAGGAAGCTCAGTTCCAAAGTGATGCTATTtcgattaaaaataaaatacagttaaaatgatgtcatttttgcttcttcattttttttttaaatttaaattttttatttattataggaataagttttatttttaatttattttactagcCCATAATAATACAATGTGTGAGTGTTGGCCGAGGTAGTTAATGCGCagatcaaaatttataagttaGAGTCATCTGGCgtatgaactttaaaatttatgtttatatttcaataaaaaaataataataataataataataatatagtgatatgttttttatttgataaaaagtgacctaaaaaaagttagtgtttaaattatactcatatagtagaagatagaaaatattactctctGATTATAGCCATATTTTTCAACGAATTTTAATCTCAACTTTCAGTTAAtcgatttatttaaattttcaatttaattgaaataaaaaacaataatgtcTAATTTACATAAAACTTTCTTGTAGTAACAAGATTTTCCCGATTGATGAGTGTATTGTCAACCATGTCAAGATGAAGATTTTGACTTATTACTTGAtgatagtattattagtgatAATGATATAACATCATACAAGTAACTAGtaagagaagaagaagcataACAAACATGGCTCAATGTATAACAAACAATCCCATATGCCTTATTCTTTTTGCTTCAATCACTTGATTATTACAGATTGGAAAAtgtaaaatagtagtattataaaatcTTGTAGCTAAACTATAtggtgataataataataattataacaaatgGCAAGAATTTCTCTCTAGAAGAGAGATTAAGTTGCATTGGAATTTTTTACCTGTTCAAATCAAAACATTGGAAGTGAAACAACATCACTAAACAATgcaaaaaaaacacactttaTACAGTCTTAGGAAATCAGAGAAGATGCAGCAAAAGGTATATCAGATCAGAACAAGTAACACCTATGTTGCTAATCTCAGGACAAGCAATCagaacaagaacaagaacATGCTACACTATGTTGATGAGCATTACCTTTTTAGCTTAACTAATCTGCATCACTAATTCATACAAATTCACCAAGCATCTACTTATAAAGCTTCTTTTTTTGCATTCATACAAATTCACCAAGCATCTACTTATAAAGCTTCTTCTTTTGCCTCTCGACAAATACCTTTATGATGCGTTCTTCGCCAATCTCATCATAATAAGGCTTGATAAACGTGTCAAAAAATTCAGCATCTGTAAAGATAGAAAACACTGAAAGAGCTGGCCACTTTTCAATCAGATTCCTTCTCTCCAAAAGTCTCAGACTGAGCGTGAGTTCTAAGTAAAAGTATTGGGTGAAAGTAAGTGGTACCAAAagtggggaaaaaaaaaactatatcttCGTGAAgtttttattacaaaaattaagtCACAGTAGAATTTGGAGAAAACAAGTTACACAAAAGGGATTGGTTGGACTTTAAATAgctataactataattatttatcgcATCCCAAAACGGAAAATCCTAGATCCACCATCGGGTGTTGCCATCCCGACTAACTCGACGGTAGTACTGCCAAGACCAGCATTGCTGTCATCAACAATGCAACATAGATGGCAATGGCACTAAGCTCTTAGAATAATAAACTCATTATCAACATTGTTAGTTAAAGAAAAAGCTAAAGGCAAAGTGCATATTGACAAATTATTTGCCAAGAAAGGGCATAGATGCATCAAGATCAAGTCCAGACCAAATATGGACTGCTGCTTAGATTCAAATATACCCTCAAAATAACACATTACTAAATCAAATGCAACCAAAAATGGCACCAAGCAAGAAAGTAGAAAGGGTGCCTCTAATTCTTCCctaatatcacaaaaaaacCACAAAAGAAACTACTGATGCTTAGCCCTATCCTCTCTGCAGCTTACACGAGTTTCTCATCTCGTTTCCCATCCCGAGCTCTACAGGCCACGAGAACTCACCAACTTCATCCAAGTGAGGACTCACAAACTTCTTACAAAACACATCATTTGACATCTTACACAACGCAGGAAGATGTGGCCATGCTCGAATCAGACCCCTCCTCTCCAACATCTCCAAAACCTCAATCCGGGGCTTATACCGCTGCTCAGCGCTGTACATAACCGATTTAGGCCACCCAACGATGCAAGAAGCCGTATACTTCCCAGTCCCAATCAGCAACTCCTTAACCCTCACCAGCTTATCCTCCGACACAGTAAACACCTGCGGTGACTGCCTCACCATTCTCAGGATATCATCCTCCGAGCACTCCAGGATATCCCGAAAAGCCTGAATCTTTCGCTCCCACCTCCCATTCGCCATCGACCCAATAACCGCCACCACATACACAAACACTCTAGACCCCCTGCTCACCCCCAATTCATCAGCCTGGTCCACGTATTTCCTCACGACCTCTGGCCTATTCAAGAAGAACCGCGGTGCATAGCAGCAGATCGTGAGAATCTGCTGCATCGACACGCCACAGCTCCTGAGAAGCTCGACGTTAGGCAGCATGTTCGTCCTCAAATCCGTGCTAAGCATCCATTGAGCCTTCCTAAGCACTTGGGATACACATTTGTTGGATCCCAGCAATTCCCTCAGCAAAGTCAGTCGAGGGATCAACGCTTTGGTAGCGCTACGATGCAAGATCTTCGGCTCCTTCGAGAGGACTTCGGCAATGACGCCGCGGGGAAAGCCCATGTCTTGGAAAACTCTGATTTTCGGCTTGATTGTTTTCTCGAGATTGGAAGAGAGCAGCTGAGGCAGAAACTTCACCGCTTTCTCAACCTGGGATTTGGAAAAGCCGATCTCTCGGAAGAATGAGAGCATTGAATCATACTCTTCGGGGGTTTTCGATTGGGTTGAAGCGGAGGCCGCAATCAGAGCTACCTGAGGTGAAAATTTGTGCTTCTGCAGCAATAAATCATACAATGCGGGGTTGTTCACGGATTTTTTCTCTGTAGAAGTTGAGAAATGAAGCACAGGGAGGAAAAATCGAGCTACGGTTTCATCTGGCGGGCGCAGATTCGTCGAAAACGATGAGATGAAATTTCGGCGCAAAATTGAGTGAATCATGACAAAATTATTCTAGACTGGGATCGGCGAATCATACATATGCTGCGCAATTTGGATGAAATGAATGCTCGCGTCGATTAAGAGGGATTTtgttagggtttagggttctAGTCTTCATCGAACTGGGAAATTGGAATTCTTTGTAATTTTTAGGCATTTTtgctatatttaaaaaagaatacatgaaaacaattattttaattatgtttaaatttatagcCTTCTGAAAAAACAATGTCAAGTTTGGACCCAGGGTGTTAAAACAAGATTAGTATAAATTTGTGGATTAATTATATTGCATATTCTAGTACTAGTTGGGAGATTTGATGTATTATTCGACATTGTTTTAGAGTAATGAATGAGGACGAATGTTGATGGATACGTGATCATAAttgttttttgctttttttggACGAAGATGATCCTCATTACTTAACTAGAATTGCtgattctttatttttacattgtctaataaaattagatgtCAAATAAATGAACTGAGCATATAACTAAATCAGCGTATTTTGTTTTCGTTAATTTAACCTTCATATTTATGTTGATATCAACCAAACGGAACATCATAATTCGTACATGCTCCTCTTTTGGTTGGCATCCACCATCTTATAAATCTCTTATATCGAAACAACACGAGATATCCTCTTTAAAAGAGAGTtcgagaaaaaagtaggtttAATGATCGATCTATAACATAGTCTATTGGCGTTGTTCAATAATCCCTATCATAATTGAGTCGAATGAATGTAAAAGTGCTTATGTATTCTTTTTAGTACTTTTTTAATCAAGTGCAGAGTTGTTGAATATCAATCACTATTTATGgctttaaaaatttgaaagaggTACACTTAGTTACACTTTTATGTCTTACTATGATTAATTACAATTAGAGGTTATAATTACTATTTAGTTCAACAATTAAGCCCGTCTAGCTCAGTTGGTAGAGCGCAAGGCTCTTAACTGGTCGTGGGTTCGAGCCCCACGGTGGgcgaatttattttttccaataCTTTAACATCATTACTACGATGTAATGTACCAAATCATCTCTATCTATGGATGTCAATCGGGACAATCTAACAAGCCCTACTCATCATCTACTTATAGGGCTTAGAAATCAAACTATTTACTTAGAACTTAATGACAAAGTGCAATTTATCTACTTATCGCTATCTATGGATGTCAATCAGGACAGTCGAGCAAGCCCTTACTCATCATCTACTTATAGGGCTTAGAAATCAAACTATTTACTTAGAACTTAATGACAAAGTGCAATTTTACTCTAACTGTGCCAATGAGCATGTTATGGAAATGTTTATTGAACACTATCTATGTATATGAATAATAAGTTAGACTCgataatatatatttcaaattttaagtaattgtCTCCTTTTGGGGCTAGAAAAACATAACCATTTGCTAAATTCAAAGCCGTCAAACTAGTTAATAACTTAAATGAAATGTAGTACTAGGAcgattaaaatcaaattaataagcgaaaattttgaaattataaactaataatcATCAAACTAGTTAGGAGGATGAATCTCATTTTAGCTTGATCAGAAGTTGAAACGATCAATACATCAAAAATTCTAGTTACCACCATAAGAAGTAAGAATCATCAAACTAGTTAGAAAGATGAATCACAATTTAGTTTTgtattgtttcaattttatcatatttcctCGAAGGTACATCATAATTTAGCTCTAACCAATAAGCTAGAGGTTCAAGTCAATGTAGGGAGAAATTTcagaatatgaaatttaattttctgacttttcaaaatataagattgaggcgtgcaaaatttttcaaataagagatttttatccttttttctctctcttttttttcattattttacttataaaatatatgcattgaTAAAATTACCTGACAgaatttatttctcaatcgTTTTTTACATCTTCCCTAGTTTACAAATGCTAATATGATAATCTTTCCTAGTCATAATCAAAAGAGGCGAGTCAGATGAAtatagagtaaaggtcaaatgtggtccttaacatatgaccgttttatcaatttggtccttaacattatcattttgattatttggtccctcacaaataaattCGGACCTgaatcggtcctcacttaaTAAAACCGTCAAAAAAATAGACGGTGattgcaatttgactatattaaattactaatggtaattaattacacctaattataattcttaattcctattaaattacaaattattcatttcattttgcaaccgatactatcttttttccaattttgctaataggaaaagaattataattaggtataattaattaccattagtaatttataagaTTGAGGCATGcaaaatttttcaaataagagatttttatccttttttctctctctttttttttaattattttacttataaaatatatgcattgataaaattatctgacaaaatttatttctcaatcgTTTTTTACATCTTCCCTAGTTTACAAATGCTAATATGATAATCTTTCCTAGTCATAATCAAAAGAGGCGAGTCAAATGAAtatagagtaaaggtcaaatgcggtccttaacatatgaccattttatcaatttggtccttaacattatcattttgattatttggtccctcacaaataaactcggaccTGAATCGGACCTCACTTAACAAAACCGTCAAAAAAATAGACGGTGATTGCAAtatgactatattaaattactaatggtaattaattacacctaattataattcttaattcctattaaattacaaattattcatttcattttgcaaccgatactatcttttttccaattttgctaataggaaaagaattataattaggtataattaattaccattagtaatttataagaTTGAGGCATGcaaaatttttcaaataagagatttttatccttttttctctctctttttttttaattattttacttataaaatatatgcattgataaaattatctgacaaaatttatttctcaatcgTTTTTTACATCTTCCCTAGTTTACAAATGCTAATATGATAATCTTTCCTAGTCATAATCAAAAGAGGCGAGTCAAATGAAtatagagtaaaggtcaaatgcggtccttaacatatgaccattttatcaatttggtccttaacattatcattttgattatttggtccctcacaaataaactcggacctgaatcggtcctcacttaacaAAACCGTCAAAAAAATAGACGGTGATTGCAAtatgactatattaaattactaatggtaattaattacacctaattataattcttaattcctattaaattacaaattattcatttcattttgcaaccgatactatcttttttccaattttgctaataggaaaagaattataattaggtataattaattaccattagtaatttaatatagtcaaattgcggtcatcgtctattttttgacggttctattaagtgaggaccgattcgggtccgagtttatttgtgagggatcaaataatcaaaaagataatattaaggaccaaattgataaaacgatCATATGTTAGGGACTACATTTGATCTTTACTTATGAATATATGAAAGTGGCGAGGGCCTTAAAATTGTGGTTTCAAATTATCAGGTTAGTGCTTATAAACTAGAAGATTAAAAGACGATTGAGAAAGAAATCTTACGTAGAGTAGTTTAGTCAATTCATATACTTCGTGGGAGAagtattaagaaaaaaaagaaaagaaaacagaaaGGTTCAAATTCTTACTATGAGAATTTTCATGCTTTGAtctcatattaaaaaaatcaacaaatttaatttcaaaatttctcgTTATAATGAGtagggtcctattctaatgcttatagcaccctaatccaaaatcaagactaaatcttcacccttagattttaaaacgAGTGGATgggattaaagctcacaaaatctcaataaatagtatacaaaatatcaacaaaatggtaatattgtcattatgttatcatatgataatttttgtgagtgtttttttatatcaacattatgtattacaaatatcaacaatatgacattagaatatcaacataaggacaagaaaatatcaacacatttttattgaaattggacatgcataatattgagattttgcctacaaaaaatattgagattttttgttgtatttgttgaaaatagctgcttatcaacatgtacgaaaattgaaatataatttatcaaatttcatcacccgaacattgtcggaatatatgcaattgagatctcgttggaatccttattaaattatctttaatttgatatattttttgcggaaaaataatttaaattgagagagttacgtaaatttaaagatttgagatgattttgaggagagagaaagttgttagttataattaatacatgtaggatttgacattaatacctttttaatttaattaataattatttaaatttaaaatatattaaacttgacattatattaaccacgagatcttctaatctaatgattaaaaattggtctcaatttgggattgataATTAGTTGGCAATtgattactccctctgtcccagataattcgtcccagttttccatttcggtccgtaccacataatttgtcccacttcacttttaccatttttggtattgggcctcatattccactaactcattcttactcacattttattataaaactaatatataaagatagGACCCACTctctattaactttttcaacccactttccattacaattcttaaaacccgtacccggtcaaagtgacccgaattatccgggacggagggagtacatccCATAATgagtaaatataattttttaacaaagaaaaaaattagccAATAAAGTCTGAGAAACTATAAATAGTGGACTTTACAAATTGTATTCACACTAgttgagagaaagagagactGTCACTGCCATGGCGACGGCGTGGTGAAGGGCCTTCCATTAACGCACTTGCTCTACGAATCCGCTCTCTTTCTCAGGCAAGTCATATCCATTCCTCACCACAGCAAATTTCCATTTTCGATTTATGCGAACATGATTGCAATTACTCGCACGAATCTCCTCCGTTTACtctcaaaccctaattcattTCTCTGCAATTCCCCCAATTCTCATTTCTCTCCTTCACTCCACTTTTTCTCAACTCGGAGGAGTAAAACCCTAACCCCCGACCCCCAAATTTACGATGTACTCGTGCAAAAGCACTTCTTTTCCCCTGAGCTGGCTTCTCTAGCTGCCTCTCGTTTACCTAAATTCAGGTGCCCCCAAAATGCCGATTCAATTCTATCCTTCCTCAAAGCCAACGCCTTCACCGCCGATCAAATCGAGCAAGTCGTCTCGTACAACCCTCGGATTCTAGGGTTTACCACCGAGGGACTTCGATTGAAATTCAAGCTATTCCGAGACTTGGGCCTTTCTCCAGAGGAGGTTGCCAAGTTGATGACTAGTAATAAGCCGATTCTGCATTCGAGCATGGAGAATAAGATCATTCCTTCGTTAACTTTGTTAAAGAGCTTGCTTGGATCCAATCAGGATGTGGCCAGGCTTGTAAGGAAGTCTCCCTGGTATGTCTCAGCTGATTTGGAGAAGACATTGATGCCGAATGTGGAGATCTTGAAAAGCTGCGGTATACCTATGGAGCGTATCCTTCACTTGCTCCATTTTCGGCCGAGATGTCTATTGATGAGGCCGGATGTTATGAGGAAAGCTATAGACAAGGCTGTGGGGTTTGGGGTCTCTCGGAGCTCACTTGCTTTCATCGATGCAGTTAATGTTTTTGCACACACGAGTGAAGGGATCATGGAAGTCAATCGGAAAGTTCTCTTGGATTTGGGGTTTTCAAGCGATGATATGATGAAATTCCTTAAGCAGACACCGTTGCTGTTTTCTTCATCGATGGAGAAAACGAAGAGGGTTGTGGAACTTCTGCTTGCTACCGGGAAGTACAGTATTGCCAATATTGTATCTAACCCGACGGCACTTATGTGCAGCATTGAGAAGAGGCTTGTGCCGCGGCTGCAAATTCTGGAGCTCCTGGAAAGTAGGaatctaataaaaaagtggCCCGGTCTTTCAAGTGTTTCTGCGCTTACGGATGATAAGTTTATTGACACATTTGTTAGACCTTATTATGATGAGATTGCAGAAGAATACATCATAAAGAACTTTTTCAATGGAAAAAAAGAGTTGGAGCTGTAGTTGTATACTTGCACAGTTATTGTTTagagtttttaattaatgttgtaGGTTCATCTTCTTGAGTTTGTTCTGCCCTGTGGGATATTTTTGGCCTTCTCATTTTctatgattatatattttgtttcgACTGCAGGTTTGTGGATGTTTCTTAAGAATCTGATTGAAACCTGGCTTATTCTTTCAATGGTTATGAAATTGTCAACTCTGAGGTTGTTTGAGAAATTTACTTGCCCGTACTCAAATTAACTTGGCGAAGTATGCATAGAGTATTTTAAGGGCAAAGAAAGACGGGAGTTTGATCAGCATTCGTTAGGTAAGGAAAGAAACTTTGATCAGCAATATATGACTTgtttgttcatatttttgtttgtcttccATTTTGGAGCATGTCAAGTGAGATTTATTTTAGGTGTGGCTTTTCTCGTTGTGTGTAGTTTTCTTCCTATGATTTCTGCGTCTGTGATTTGCTTCTAGCACCGTTCCGTTGCCTTATTTATCAACCCTGAAGCCCAAATGTGAATCCTACACTGTAAATATCTGATAATCTTGGTCATCTTTCCTATCTTTGGCTGCTTGTCTCCATTTCATTGGGATGAAGTGATATTTCACCCCTGTTTTAGCTCAACTCATCATCACCGAAGCCTGAATATGGGTCCTAAACTGTAAATATCTATGAATCTTGATAATTTATTCTATCTTTGGCATGCTTGTTTCCCTTAGCTCTTCTCAGTTTATCGAGCCTTCGGTCTAGCTCATGCTTGCTTTTGCAGACTAATCTTGACACGATCTTGGCTTCcctgaattttgaaattctgcaaatttcattatttttcagtGGAAAGACTTGTGATGTGGAAGAGTCCATCAAGATCCGAGGGTATAACTTCTTCTTGTTCGAGGTTTGAGATTGGCTACGCTACGCATACAAGTTCTAGAGGATGTTTTGTAAATATGTTCTGTTTTCCAGAAAGTGTCTGTGACTCTGTGTTGCTTTCTAGATGTTcagaaaaaatgttaaatcttaattaactGAATGAACAGTTGTGGAGGTGActgtttttgttgttgttggcATTCACTCTTTATACTTGCTGTTTGTAGAGTTTTGTTCTGTTCTTACATGATttcgaattttatttcttggatgtctaataaatgaagaaatgatTTAAAGGTGTGTGAAACAATTCTTGAACCAGATTTGAGTATTTCAAGGCTTCTATTTGATTTGTGTGGCGCACTTTTACTGATATGA is a window from the Salvia hispanica cultivar TCC Black 2014 chromosome 1, UniMelb_Shisp_WGS_1.0, whole genome shotgun sequence genome containing:
- the LOC125201676 gene encoding uncharacterized protein LOC125201676 isoform X1, producing MIAITRTNLLRLLSNPNSFLCNSPNSHFSPSLHFFSTRRSKTLTPDPQIYDVLVQKHFFSPELASLAASRLPKFRCPQNADSILSFLKANAFTADQIEQVVSYNPRILGFTTEGLRLKFKLFRDLGLSPEEVAKLMTSNKPILHSSMENKIIPSLTLLKSLLGSNQDVARLVRKSPWYVSADLEKTLMPNVEILKSCGIPMERILHLLHFRPRCLLMRPDVMRKAIDKAVGFGVSRSSLAFIDAVNVFAHTSEGIMEVNRKVLLDLGFSSDDMMKFLKQTPLLFSSSMEKTKRVVELLLATGKYSIANIVSNPTALMCSIEKRLVPRLQILELLESRNLIKKWPGLSSVSALTDGLWMFLKNLIETWLILSMVMKLSTLRLFEKFTCPYSN
- the LOC125200473 gene encoding uncharacterized protein LOC125200473 codes for the protein MANKIIPNLSMLKGLLGSNDDVARLVKRCPRALLADLEKTLMPNVQILKKCSIPMECILHLLYLRPRTFLVKSDTMMKSVEKAIEIGVPLTFIAFINAVDLFNYTSEGMWEVKLQTLRDLGFSDEASGDKLKKKIEFLLATGKFNISSVVACPVALACSIEKRLEPRMQILRLLESRNLIEKWPSLSGISSFTDYMFFDKFIRPYYDEIGEECIIKKFVTGKKRVEGVSKCLRSSI
- the LOC125200484 gene encoding uncharacterized protein LOC125200484, translating into MIHSILRRNFISSFSTNLRPPDETVARFFLPVLHFSTSTEKKSVNNPALYDLLLQKHKFSPQVALIAASASTQSKTPEEYDSMLSFFREIGFSKSQVEKAVKFLPQLLSSNLEKTIKPKIRVFQDMGFPRGVIAEVLSKEPKILHRSATKALIPRLTLLRELLGSNKCVSQVLRKAQWMLSTDLRTNMLPNVELLRSCGVSMQQILTICCYAPRFFLNRPEVVRKYVDQADELGVSRGSRVFVYVVAVIGSMANGRWERKIQAFRDILECSEDDILRMVRQSPQVFTVSEDKLVRVKELLIGTGKYTASCIVGWPKSVMYSAEQRYKPRIEVLEMLERRGLIRAWPHLPALCKMSNDVFCKKFVSPHLDEVGEFSWPVELGMGNEMRNSCKLQRG
- the LOC125201676 gene encoding uncharacterized protein LOC125201676 isoform X2, with protein sequence MIAITRTNLLRLLSNPNSFLCNSPNSHFSPSLHFFSTRRSKTLTPDPQIYDVLVQKHFFSPELASLAASRLPKFRCPQNADSILSFLKANAFTADQIEQVVSYNPRILGFTTEGLRLKFKLFRDLGLSPEEVAKLMTSNKPILHSSMENKIIPSLTLLKSLLGSNQDVARLVRKSPWYVSADLEKTLMPNVEILKSCGIPMERILHLLHFRPRCLLMRPDVMRKAIDKAVGFGVSRSSLAFIDAVNVFAHTSEGIMEVNRKVLLDLGFSSDDMMKFLKQTPLLFSSSMEKTKRVVELLLATGKYSIANIVSNPTALMCSIEKRLVPRLQILELLESRNLIKKWPGLSSVSALTDDKFIDTFVRPYYDEIAEEYIIKNFFNGKKELEL
- the LOC125201676 gene encoding uncharacterized protein LOC125201676 isoform X3, translated to MIAITRTNLLRLLSNPNSFLCNSPNSHFSPSLHFFSTRRSKTLTPDPQIYDVLVQKHFFSPELASLAASRLPKFRCPQNADSILSFLKANAFTADQIEQVVSYNPRILGFTTEGLRLKFKLFRDLGLSPEEVAKLMTSNKPILHSSMENKIIPSLTLLKSLLGSNQDVARLVRKSPWYVSADLEKTLMPNVEILKSCGIPMERILHLLHFRPRCLLMRPDVMRKAIDKAVGFGVSRSSLAFIDAVNVFAHTSEGIMEVNRKVLLDLGFSSDDMMKFLKQTPLLFSSSMEKTKRVVELLLATGKYSIANIVSNPTALMCSIEKRLVPRLQILELLESLWMFLKNLIETWLILSMVMKLSTLRLFEKFTCPYSN